One genomic region from Candidatus Poribacteria bacterium encodes:
- a CDS encoding HAMP domain-containing protein: MRRYSIQTKIVLPFLLLFACVTIFVPLLTVELFAWKYSEQFTRETQGWLNTIVETGFIREDSEKVKKAYSVEIMVFGSDYTLNHSTLSGLSDAEQDWANLAKKMRLSEVKDHFREAGSTPITHDVTLAGKPYKVFYLLLPPERFYCLLRPMEKIAEAKRTLTWYMLGIAVLVMALIAFISHRIGKNLTNPIKVLVDSTTRVATGDLDELCEIKTHDEIGDLAAAFNKMTRDLKASRDQLIQAERLATAGKMSASFAHEIRNPLSSMRMLAQMLMQKPEMSPEKHQQSVRYILEEIERIDTIVKGLMDFSRPSSLNLKQQAITPILQTVLSLMEANLAHHKIQLVLDVSSETPEIQFDSDKLKQAFMNVVLNAIEAMPQGGVLRVSTFTENDSVCVKVKDTGIGIPEEDLEHLFEPFFTRKTRGTGLGLANVKRILEEHGGTVEIDSTLDEGTEVLLRLPLQGA, translated from the coding sequence ATGCGTCGGTATAGCATTCAAACCAAAATCGTTCTCCCATTTTTGCTTCTATTTGCTTGTGTCACGATCTTTGTGCCATTGCTAACAGTCGAACTATTTGCATGGAAGTACAGTGAACAGTTCACACGCGAAACCCAAGGATGGCTCAACACCATCGTAGAAACTGGATTTATTCGGGAGGATAGTGAGAAAGTCAAGAAAGCGTATAGTGTAGAAATTATGGTTTTCGGTTCTGATTACACACTTAATCATAGTACGTTGAGTGGACTCTCCGACGCTGAGCAGGATTGGGCGAATTTGGCAAAAAAAATGAGGCTGAGTGAGGTAAAAGATCACTTCCGAGAAGCGGGTAGTACACCCATCACACACGATGTGACGCTCGCCGGAAAGCCCTATAAGGTTTTTTATCTCTTGCTCCCACCTGAACGCTTCTACTGCTTATTGCGTCCGATGGAAAAGATAGCCGAAGCGAAGCGAACCCTGACATGGTATATGTTAGGTATCGCTGTTCTCGTTATGGCACTGATTGCTTTTATCAGCCATCGTATCGGTAAGAATTTGACGAACCCGATTAAGGTTTTGGTCGATTCTACGACGCGTGTCGCGACGGGCGACTTGGACGAGCTATGTGAGATCAAGACGCATGATGAAATTGGCGATCTCGCGGCTGCGTTCAACAAGATGACAAGGGATCTCAAAGCGTCGAGAGATCAGTTAATTCAAGCGGAACGCTTGGCGACAGCGGGAAAAATGTCTGCTTCATTCGCTCACGAGATCCGAAATCCGCTGTCATCTATGCGGATGTTAGCGCAGATGTTGATGCAGAAGCCCGAAATGTCGCCCGAAAAACACCAGCAATCCGTTCGTTATATCCTTGAGGAAATTGAGCGAATTGATACCATCGTGAAAGGTTTAATGGACTTCTCACGTCCATCGTCGCTTAATCTGAAACAACAAGCGATTACTCCTATTCTGCAAACGGTTCTATCTTTGATGGAAGCCAACTTAGCGCACCACAAAATACAACTCGTCTTAGATGTGTCATCTGAAACCCCAGAAATTCAATTTGATTCAGATAAATTGAAGCAGGCGTTTATGAATGTTGTGCTGAACGCCATAGAGGCGATGCCGCAAGGTGGAGTGCTGCGGGTGTCCACCTTTACAGAAAATGATAGCGTCTGTGTCAAGGTCAAGGATACGGGAATCGGGATACCAGAGGAAGATTTAGAACATCTCTTTGAGCCGTTTTTCACCCGGAAGACGAGAGGAACAGGGCTTGGGTTAGCAAATGTCAAACGAATTCTCGAAGAGCATGGAGGTACTGTAGAGATTGACAGCACACTGGATGAAGGGACGGAAGTGTTGCTCCGATTGCCGCTGCAAGGCGCATAA